From one Peptoniphilaceae bacterium AMB_02 genomic stretch:
- a CDS encoding energy-coupling factor ABC transporter permease has translation MKKSFKVLFIISLLYLVTMIPQDAFAMHIMEGFLPKGWAIGWWVVSIPFMAISINKLQKLLKEHPDKKLLVALAGAFVFLLSSLKIPSVTGSCSHPTGVGLGAILFGPWVIVILGVIVLLFQATLLAHGGLTTLGANAFSMAIVGPFVAYAVFKLLKKAKVNTFVSVGIAAAAADLITYVVTSIQLGVAFPADNMMVQIGKYMTIFAFTQVPIAIAEGILTALIFERIAHYEGEGNLIEKVY, from the coding sequence GTGAAAAAAAGTTTTAAAGTACTATTTATCATATCACTATTGTACTTAGTGACTATGATACCTCAAGATGCATTTGCAATGCATATTATGGAAGGATTTTTACCAAAGGGATGGGCTATAGGCTGGTGGGTAGTATCGATACCTTTTATGGCTATAAGCATTAATAAATTGCAAAAATTATTAAAAGAACATCCCGATAAAAAACTGCTGGTGGCATTGGCAGGAGCATTTGTATTTTTATTATCCTCTTTAAAAATTCCGTCGGTAACAGGATCATGCTCACATCCTACAGGGGTAGGACTTGGAGCAATACTCTTTGGACCATGGGTTATAGTAATACTGGGGGTAATAGTACTCTTATTCCAAGCTACTTTGCTGGCACATGGTGGATTGACTACTTTGGGAGCCAATGCTTTTTCGATGGCAATAGTAGGTCCCTTCGTTGCATATGCAGTTTTTAAATTACTTAAGAAAGCAAAAGTAAATACCTTCGTTTCTGTAGGTATTGCAGCTGCAGCCGCAGATTTAATTACTTATGTAGTTACATCCATACAGCTTGGTGTTGCATTTCCGGCTGACAATATGATGGTACAAATAGGAAAATATATGACAATATTTGCCTTCACTCAAGTTCCTATAGCTATAGCAGAGGGAATTCTTACAGCATTGATATTTGAAAGAATTGCTCATTATGAAGGGGAGGGAAATCTAATTGAAAAAGTCTACTAG
- the cdd gene encoding cytidine deaminase has product MTDHIRELIQLAIDNIKYSYAPYSEFNVSAVLETATGELYTGVNIENAAYSPTNCAERTAVFKAVSEGHRNFSRIVILGGSKSNIIDFVTPCGVCRQVLVEFTNPEEFEIILAKSVDEYKIMKLSELLPYSFGPSDLE; this is encoded by the coding sequence ATGACGGATCATATTAGGGAACTGATACAGCTTGCAATAGATAATATTAAATACTCATATGCTCCTTATTCCGAGTTTAATGTTTCTGCAGTTTTAGAAACAGCCACCGGAGAGCTTTATACAGGCGTAAATATAGAAAATGCAGCTTACAGTCCTACCAATTGTGCAGAGAGAACTGCAGTTTTTAAAGCAGTAAGTGAAGGACATAGAAATTTTTCGAGAATTGTAATCCTTGGGGGAAGTAAATCGAATATTATAGATTTTGTAACACCATGCGGAGTTTGTCGACAGGTTCTAGTTGAATTCACGAATCCTGAAGAGTTTGAAATTATCCTTGCAAAATCAGTGGACGAGTACAAAATAATGAAATTGAGTGAACTTTTACCATATAGCTTTGGACCATCGGATTTGGAGTGA
- a CDS encoding thymidine phosphorylase, producing the protein MRAYDIIDKKKRGHELSKEEITFIIDGYLKGEIPDYQVSALLMAIYFTGMKDDELSELTFIMRDSGDIIDMSRIEGVVVDKHSTGGVGDKTTLIVAAIAASRGVKICKMSGRGLGHTGGTVDKMESIPGFKTEIDPEEVFQIVNKIGVSIVGQSGNLAPADKKIYALRDVTATVDSIPLIAASIMSKKLAAGSDAIVLDVKMGSGAFMKNIEDAKSLARHMVDIGTAAEKNTVALITNMDVPLGEAVGNRNEIVEVVNTLRGSGPKDLEIICLELAAQMIYLAGIEELETARDNAAKSLKDMSAYNKFIELVKIQGGDTTVFDDLEAFSKAEFKREIKAQKTGVITSMDTESIGLAASLLGAGRTKLDDVLDFTAGVNIYKKTGDSVELGDTIATIYTADESRLDETERVLLEAYSFDGELVEYPMIIEIIGSK; encoded by the coding sequence ATGCGTGCTTATGACATTATCGACAAGAAGAAGAGAGGACATGAATTATCAAAAGAGGAAATTACTTTTATAATTGATGGATACTTAAAAGGCGAGATACCCGATTATCAAGTATCGGCACTCTTGATGGCAATTTATTTTACCGGTATGAAGGACGATGAATTGTCTGAATTGACTTTTATTATGCGCGATTCAGGCGATATCATTGACATGAGTAGAATTGAAGGTGTAGTTGTAGACAAACACTCAACCGGTGGAGTTGGAGACAAGACCACACTCATTGTGGCTGCGATAGCCGCTTCAAGAGGAGTCAAGATATGCAAAATGTCAGGTAGGGGACTTGGACATACCGGAGGAACCGTCGATAAAATGGAATCCATACCGGGTTTTAAAACAGAAATTGATCCAGAGGAAGTCTTTCAAATTGTAAATAAGATAGGTGTATCCATAGTAGGGCAATCTGGAAATCTGGCACCTGCAGATAAAAAAATATATGCATTAAGAGATGTCACTGCTACCGTAGACAGCATACCTCTTATTGCCGCTTCAATCATGAGTAAAAAACTGGCAGCAGGTTCAGATGCGATAGTCCTCGACGTCAAGATGGGCAGTGGAGCATTTATGAAAAATATCGAAGATGCTAAAAGCCTTGCAAGGCATATGGTCGATATCGGAACGGCTGCTGAGAAAAATACCGTAGCACTTATTACCAATATGGATGTACCATTGGGAGAAGCTGTAGGTAATAGGAATGAAATCGTAGAAGTAGTCAATACATTAAGAGGCTCAGGTCCTAAGGATCTCGAAATCATCTGTTTGGAACTTGCAGCCCAAATGATCTACTTGGCAGGTATAGAAGAATTGGAAACAGCAAGAGATAATGCAGCAAAATCTCTAAAAGATATGTCCGCATATAATAAATTTATTGAACTCGTTAAAATACAGGGTGGAGATACTACGGTTTTTGATGATTTAGAAGCTTTCTCGAAAGCTGAATTTAAAAGAGAGATAAAAGCACAAAAAACCGGAGTCATAACATCAATGGATACCGAGTCAATAGGATTGGCAGCTTCACTCCTAGGAGCAGGAAGAACCAAACTGGATGATGTACTGGATTTCACAGCCGGGGTAAATATATATAAGAAAACCGGTGATTCAGTCGAACTTGGAGATACTATTGCAACCATATACACCGCTGATGAAAGTAGATTGGACGAAACTGAAAGAGTTTTACTAGAAGCCTATTCATTCGACGGTGAATTAGTAGAATATCCGATGATAATTGAAATAATAGGAAGTAAATAA
- a CDS encoding energy-coupling factor ABC transporter ATP-binding protein, with protein MLKVENLKYIYPDGTLALDDISMDFDKGSCIGIIGENGAGKSTLLLNILGILKPSSGTVKYLGNDIEYNSKYMRLYRSEVNLMMQDPDRQIFYSTVKEDVGFALRNLGHSEEEIEEKVERALTITGLKDIQEKSVNFLSYGQKKRVALAGLLVMNLKLLFMDEPTAGLDPKMVEGMKKLLYKLMESGIKLVISSHDMNFIYEMCDYIYLLKSGKQVKEGNEKEVFLDTDFIKSISLEQPSLVKLHLNTSLPLFKHECELYEYLKK; from the coding sequence ATGTTAAAAGTAGAAAATTTAAAATACATATATCCTGATGGAACTCTTGCCTTAGACGATATCAGCATGGACTTTGACAAAGGTTCCTGCATTGGAATAATAGGTGAGAATGGAGCGGGGAAGTCTACTCTTTTACTTAATATTCTTGGGATACTTAAACCTTCCTCCGGCACTGTAAAATACCTTGGAAATGACATCGAATACAATTCAAAATACATGAGATTATACAGAAGTGAAGTCAATCTTATGATGCAGGATCCCGATAGGCAGATATTTTATTCAACGGTAAAGGAAGATGTAGGTTTTGCACTTAGAAACCTTGGACATTCAGAAGAGGAAATTGAAGAGAAGGTAGAAAGAGCATTGACCATAACAGGTTTAAAAGATATCCAAGAAAAATCGGTCAACTTTTTAAGTTATGGTCAGAAGAAGAGAGTTGCTCTGGCAGGTTTATTAGTTATGAATCTAAAACTATTATTTATGGATGAGCCTACTGCCGGCTTGGATCCAAAGATGGTTGAAGGGATGAAAAAACTTCTCTATAAACTCATGGAATCGGGGATAAAACTTGTAATATCAAGTCATGATATGAACTTTATATACGAAATGTGCGATTATATCTACCTTCTTAAATCGGGGAAACAAGTCAAAGAGGGAAATGAAAAGGAAGTATTTCTGGATACTGATTTTATAAAGTCCATTTCTCTTGAGCAGCCCTCACTTGTAAAACTTCATTTAAATACCTCATTACCGCTATTTAAGCATGAGTGTGAATTATACGAATACTTAAAAAAATAA
- a CDS encoding tyrosine phenol-lyase has translation MDYKKYPAEPYRVKVVETVKMVDKAERERVMKESGYNTFLLPSEDVYIDLLTDSGTNAMSDKQWGGMMVGDEAYAGSRNFKHLEETVQDIFGFPHLVPTHQGRGAENILSSIAIKPGQYVPGNMYFTTTRFHQEHNGGIFVDIIRDEAHDAGLSIPFKGNIDIKKLENLINEKGAENIAYVCLAVTVNLAGGQPVSMANMKEVRELTAKHGIKVFFDATRCVENAYFIKEQEEGYADKTIKEIVREMFSYSDGATMSGKKDCIVNIGGFLAMRDEELFLKAKELVVVYEGMPSYGGMAGRDMEAMAIGLQEAMQFEYIQHRVLQVRYLGELLKEAGVPIVEPVGGHAVFLDARRFCPHLEQDDFPAQSLAASLFVESGVRSMERGIVSAGRDIKTGEHHRPKLETVRLTIPRRVYTYKHMDVVADAVIKLFKHKEDIKPLRFTYEPKQLRFFTARFEPYEK, from the coding sequence ATGGATTACAAAAAATATCCCGCTGAACCGTACAGAGTAAAAGTTGTTGAAACAGTAAAAATGGTAGATAAAGCTGAGAGAGAAAGAGTAATGAAGGAATCTGGTTACAATACTTTCTTACTACCTTCAGAAGATGTATATATAGACTTACTTACAGACAGTGGAACTAACGCAATGTCTGACAAGCAATGGGGCGGAATGATGGTTGGAGACGAAGCATATGCAGGAAGTAGAAACTTCAAACATCTTGAAGAAACAGTTCAAGACATATTCGGATTCCCTCATCTAGTACCTACTCACCAAGGACGTGGTGCTGAGAATATCCTATCTTCAATAGCAATTAAACCTGGACAATATGTACCTGGAAACATGTACTTCACAACTACAAGATTCCACCAAGAACACAATGGCGGTATCTTCGTAGATATCATTAGAGACGAAGCTCATGATGCAGGATTAAGCATTCCTTTCAAAGGAAATATAGATATTAAAAAACTTGAAAACCTTATAAACGAAAAAGGTGCTGAAAATATAGCATATGTTTGTTTAGCAGTTACAGTAAACTTAGCCGGTGGACAACCAGTTTCTATGGCTAATATGAAAGAAGTTAGAGAACTTACTGCAAAACACGGAATCAAAGTATTCTTTGATGCTACAAGATGTGTTGAAAATGCTTACTTCATTAAAGAACAAGAAGAAGGCTATGCAGACAAGACAATAAAAGAAATCGTAAGAGAAATGTTCAGCTATTCTGACGGTGCTACTATGTCAGGTAAGAAAGACTGTATCGTTAACATCGGTGGATTCTTAGCGATGAGAGATGAAGAATTATTCTTAAAAGCTAAAGAATTAGTAGTTGTTTACGAAGGAATGCCTTCATATGGTGGAATGGCTGGTAGAGACATGGAAGCAATGGCTATCGGTCTTCAAGAAGCTATGCAATTCGAATACATCCAACACAGAGTTCTTCAAGTTAGATACCTAGGCGAACTTCTTAAAGAAGCTGGAGTTCCAATAGTTGAGCCTGTTGGTGGACACGCAGTATTCCTAGATGCTAGAAGATTCTGTCCACATCTAGAGCAAGATGACTTCCCGGCACAATCATTAGCAGCTTCACTTTTCGTAGAATCAGGAGTAAGATCTATGGAAAGAGGTATAGTATCTGCAGGTAGAGATATCAAAACCGGCGAACATCATAGACCAAAGCTTGAAACAGTAAGACTTACAATTCCAAGAAGAGTTTACACTTACAAGCATATGGACGTTGTAGCTGACGCTGTTATCAAATTATTCAAGCATAAAGAAGACATCAAGCCATTAAGATTCACTTATGAACCAAAACAACTTAGATTCTTCACAGCTAGATTTGAACCATACGAAAAATAA
- the cbiQ gene encoding cobalt ECF transporter T component CbiQ, whose protein sequence is MSIIDIVSNSNKFTNIDYRIKMMVGILMLTISLITNNTYVQIGIIVLIMILLIPIAGISPRIILRIYKIPLGFIIMSIIVMIIGISKDSNNYFYSFNLGKYFIGISKIGFSVAVNTLFRTLSAISSTFFISLTTPLHQQIKGYKLIRIPDVIIQQMVLIYRFISVFFKEMKEMEDAITLRTGYKNRRLWLKSSAVLASSLFIRIMSSFDDWKNAMELRLGNESAEEEVEC, encoded by the coding sequence ATGTCAATAATTGATATCGTTTCAAATTCTAACAAATTTACTAATATAGATTACAGAATTAAAATGATGGTGGGCATTCTTATGCTCACCATCAGTTTAATTACAAACAATACATATGTACAAATTGGAATAATAGTTTTGATAATGATATTGTTAATACCGATAGCGGGTATATCTCCAAGAATTATACTGAGAATTTACAAAATACCACTTGGATTCATTATCATGAGCATAATAGTCATGATAATTGGGATTTCCAAAGACAGCAATAATTATTTTTATAGTTTTAATTTAGGTAAATATTTTATAGGAATCAGCAAGATAGGCTTTTCAGTAGCTGTAAATACACTGTTTAGAACCTTGTCTGCAATAAGTTCCACCTTTTTTATTTCGCTTACTACGCCTCTTCATCAACAAATAAAAGGATATAAATTAATTAGGATACCAGATGTCATAATTCAGCAGATGGTTCTGATCTACAGATTCATATCAGTGTTTTTTAAAGAGATGAAAGAGATGGAAGATGCCATAACATTAAGAACCGGATACAAGAATAGAAGACTTTGGCTAAAATCATCAGCTGTTTTGGCGAGTTCACTTTTTATTCGCATAATGAGTAGCTTCGACGATTGGAAAAATGCAATGGAATTAAGATTGGGAAATGAATCGGCAGAGGAGGAAGTAGAATGTTAA
- a CDS encoding neutral zinc metallopeptidase, producing MKWQGRRQSSNVEDRRGQRPVGGGFGGGGMKLGGGSLVILLLVFLLSGGDLNSVLDMMGGSQTQQTQNVDYQATEQEEELKAFSSTVFADLEDVWTEMFKGTNVDYTLPKLVIYSGSVNSGCGAASSQVGPFYCSADKSVYIDLSFYNQLKSKFKAPGDFAFAYVLAHEVGHHVQNELGVLQQVHEYRQKLSQKQYNELSVRMELQADYYAGVFAKHIKGKGYLEEGDIEEAIRAAGAVGDDTIQESMAGRANPDTFTHGTSEQRMRWFMKGYEKGTIQDGDTFNANEL from the coding sequence ATGAAATGGCAAGGAAGAAGACAAAGTTCAAATGTTGAAGACAGAAGAGGTCAAAGACCTGTTGGTGGAGGATTCGGCGGAGGTGGTATGAAACTCGGCGGAGGTTCTCTGGTTATACTCTTACTTGTATTCTTGCTATCCGGGGGAGATTTAAACTCAGTGCTCGACATGATGGGAGGAAGCCAAACTCAACAAACTCAAAATGTCGATTATCAGGCAACTGAACAAGAAGAGGAGTTAAAAGCATTTTCATCTACTGTATTTGCGGATCTTGAGGATGTATGGACAGAGATGTTCAAAGGCACAAATGTAGATTACACTCTACCTAAATTAGTAATTTACTCTGGAAGTGTTAATAGTGGTTGTGGAGCTGCAAGTTCGCAAGTAGGACCATTTTACTGTAGTGCCGATAAAAGTGTATACATCGATTTGAGTTTTTATAATCAATTAAAGTCGAAGTTTAAAGCACCCGGTGATTTTGCTTTTGCCTATGTGTTGGCGCATGAAGTTGGTCACCATGTTCAGAATGAACTTGGAGTTCTCCAACAGGTGCATGAATATAGACAAAAGTTAAGTCAAAAGCAATATAATGAACTGTCGGTTAGGATGGAGCTTCAAGCAGATTACTATGCAGGTGTATTTGCAAAGCATATTAAGGGTAAGGGCTATCTAGAAGAAGGAGATATAGAAGAAGCAATTAGAGCTGCCGGGGCAGTTGGTGACGATACCATACAGGAAAGTATGGCAGGAAGAGCCAATCCAGATACATTTACTCATGGTACGAGTGAACAAAGAATGAGATGGTTCATGAAAGGTTATGAAAAAGGTACAATACAAGATGGAGATACCTTCAATGCTAATGAGCTATAA
- a CDS encoding heavy metal translocating P-type ATPase, giving the protein MKSEFSVSGMTCSACSSAVERAVSKIDGVDEVSVNLLTNSMSVDYKDNVSSSDIINAVKDAGYDAIDKLEVSKNVVVKASGQDDIIQKEYESMRFRVWVSFVFMIPLMYISMGGMIGLPVPSIFEGPENSVIFAFTQMLMTLPIMYVNRAYYINGFKALYKKHPNMDSLIAIGSSAAFVYGLFVIYKLAYGLGHGQMDIIHQYMHSLYFESAAMILALITLGKYLEAKSKGRTTDAIKKLMDLSPKTAIRISGNLETEIPIEEVVVGDTLLVRPGSAIPVDGKVIDGIGSVDTSSITGESIPVEVSSGFTVIGSTILKTGTLKIVAEKVGEDTTIAKVIQLVQDANATKAPIAKIADKISLVFVPIVIVIAIITTIVWMVLGSGFEFALTMGISVLVISCPCALGLATPVAIMVGTGKGAGNGILIKSAGSLETLHNIGAVVLDKTGTITMGKPEVTDIINTGIVEESKLLNIIGSLEQPSEHPLSLAIKEYVLSRGIKAAYASEFNNHPGKGIEGIVNGVRYYAGNLKYMRELSIELSGSNELADKLSKEGKTVLYFSDAENIIGLVAVADKIKETSKEAIEMMHESGLSVYMLTGDNKITAEAIGRELKLDDVISEVMPQDKESMVRSIKEKGVQVAMVGDGINDAPALARADVGIAIGAGTDIAMDAADIVLMKSDLVDVVNAVELSKRTITTIKQNLFWAFFYNVLCIPLAAGLFYKPFGISLNPMIASAAMSLSSIFVVTNALRLNSFKPQRAVNKIDNVVNIEYKSIEEKKENGKMKKIIKIEGMSCGHCSGRVDKVLNEIEGVHAVVDLERAQAEVEMPDSLDIKVLTDAIEDAGYEVVGVE; this is encoded by the coding sequence ATGAAATCTGAATTTTCTGTAAGTGGCATGACTTGTTCTGCTTGTTCTTCAGCTGTTGAAAGAGCAGTTTCCAAAATAGATGGAGTAGATGAAGTTTCAGTTAACCTACTTACAAATAGTATGAGCGTGGATTACAAGGACAATGTCAGTTCATCAGATATTATCAATGCTGTAAAAGATGCAGGATATGATGCTATAGATAAGTTAGAAGTTTCAAAAAATGTAGTTGTAAAAGCAAGTGGACAAGATGATATTATTCAAAAAGAATACGAGTCAATGAGGTTTAGAGTTTGGGTCTCCTTTGTTTTTATGATACCACTTATGTATATTTCAATGGGTGGTATGATTGGACTACCCGTGCCTTCAATTTTTGAAGGACCTGAGAACAGTGTTATCTTTGCTTTTACGCAAATGCTTATGACATTGCCGATCATGTATGTCAATAGGGCATACTATATAAACGGTTTTAAAGCGCTTTATAAAAAGCATCCAAATATGGATTCGCTTATTGCGATTGGATCCAGTGCAGCTTTTGTATATGGACTTTTCGTAATTTACAAACTCGCTTACGGTTTAGGGCATGGTCAAATGGATATTATACACCAGTACATGCACAGTCTTTATTTTGAGTCTGCTGCCATGATACTTGCGCTTATTACTTTGGGTAAGTATTTAGAGGCCAAATCTAAAGGCAGAACCACGGATGCAATTAAAAAACTCATGGATTTATCTCCTAAGACTGCAATAAGGATTAGTGGAAATCTTGAGACGGAAATACCGATTGAAGAAGTGGTTGTAGGTGACACGCTGCTTGTCAGACCCGGAAGCGCAATACCTGTTGACGGAAAAGTAATCGACGGTATTGGATCGGTAGATACTTCATCCATTACAGGCGAGAGTATTCCGGTTGAGGTAAGTAGTGGTTTCACTGTTATAGGATCTACCATTTTAAAGACGGGAACTTTAAAAATTGTTGCTGAAAAAGTCGGTGAAGATACTACCATTGCCAAAGTAATACAACTGGTTCAAGATGCAAATGCAACGAAAGCTCCAATTGCAAAGATTGCAGATAAAATAAGTTTGGTATTTGTACCGATTGTAATTGTAATTGCCATTATTACGACAATTGTATGGATGGTGCTCGGATCGGGATTTGAATTTGCGCTTACAATGGGGATTTCCGTATTGGTAATATCATGTCCTTGTGCTCTTGGACTTGCTACTCCAGTAGCAATTATGGTTGGAACGGGCAAAGGGGCTGGAAACGGCATTTTGATTAAGTCGGCTGGAAGCCTGGAAACACTTCATAATATCGGGGCAGTCGTATTAGATAAGACGGGCACGATTACCATGGGAAAACCGGAAGTTACAGACATCATCAACACAGGCATAGTAGAGGAATCAAAACTTTTAAATATTATAGGTTCACTGGAGCAACCTTCGGAACATCCGCTAAGCCTTGCTATAAAAGAATATGTTTTAAGTAGAGGGATAAAAGCTGCTTATGCATCGGAATTCAACAATCATCCCGGCAAGGGGATTGAAGGAATTGTAAACGGAGTCAGATATTATGCCGGTAATCTAAAGTATATGAGAGAATTATCGATTGAATTATCGGGCAGTAACGAACTTGCGGATAAATTATCCAAAGAAGGTAAAACGGTTCTCTATTTCTCTGATGCCGAAAATATTATCGGACTGGTTGCAGTTGCTGACAAGATAAAGGAAACATCTAAAGAAGCTATTGAGATGATGCATGAAAGTGGACTTTCGGTATATATGCTAACCGGAGATAATAAGATTACTGCCGAGGCAATAGGACGTGAATTGAAGCTTGATGATGTAATATCCGAAGTAATGCCACAAGATAAAGAATCAATGGTTAGGAGTATTAAAGAAAAAGGCGTTCAAGTTGCAATGGTTGGTGACGGTATCAATGATGCACCGGCACTTGCAAGAGCAGATGTGGGAATAGCAATCGGCGCCGGAACTGATATTGCCATGGATGCAGCAGATATAGTTCTGATGAAAAGTGATTTGGTAGACGTGGTCAATGCAGTAGAGCTTAGTAAGAGGACTATTACTACGATAAAACAAAATTTGTTTTGGGCATTCTTTTACAATGTACTATGTATACCGTTAGCTGCAGGTCTTTTCTATAAGCCCTTCGGAATATCTCTTAATCCAATGATTGCTTCTGCTGCTATGAGTTTAAGTTCAATATTTGTAGTTACTAATGCACTAAGATTAAATAGTTTCAAACCTCAGAGAGCTGTAAATAAAATCGATAATGTTGTAAATATAGAATATAAAAGTATAGAAGAGAAAAAGGAGAATGGTAAAATGAAAAAAATAATAAAAATCGAAGGAATGAGTTGTGGACATTGTTCAGGAAGAGTTGACAAAGTCTTAAACGAAATCGAAGGAGTTCATGCAGTTGTAGATTTGGAACGAGCTCAAGCTGAAGTGGAGATGCCGGACTCACTTGATATAAAGGTGTTAACTGATGCAATTGAGGATGCAGGATACGAAGTAGTCGGAGTAGAATAA
- the deoC gene encoding deoxyribose-phosphate aldolase → MRIEKILSKVDHTLLSPTATWEDILVVLEDAIRYKTASVCIPPSYVDRAYETLKGRAVICTVIGFPLGYQTTEAKVYETVDAINNGADEIDMVINIADLKNKKYEEIKTEISTIKEFCGERILKVIIETALLTEAEKIKMCEIISETGADYIKTSTGFAESGAKLEDIILFKKHISENVKIKAAGGISSLEDAEAFIKAGADRLGTSRIVKIAKGLSDDGSY, encoded by the coding sequence ATGCGAATAGAAAAAATATTATCAAAAGTTGATCATACATTGCTGTCGCCGACGGCAACTTGGGAAGATATTTTAGTGGTACTGGAAGATGCAATCAGATATAAAACAGCATCTGTATGTATACCGCCATCTTATGTAGACAGAGCTTATGAAACCTTGAAAGGCAGAGCTGTAATTTGTACTGTAATTGGATTTCCATTGGGGTATCAAACGACAGAGGCAAAAGTATATGAAACAGTCGATGCAATAAATAATGGCGCTGATGAAATCGACATGGTTATTAATATAGCGGATTTAAAAAATAAAAAGTATGAAGAGATTAAGACTGAAATTTCAACGATTAAGGAATTTTGCGGCGAAAGAATTCTAAAAGTTATAATAGAGACTGCTCTATTGACCGAAGCTGAAAAGATTAAGATGTGTGAAATCATATCTGAAACGGGTGCTGATTATATTAAGACATCTACCGGATTTGCAGAATCAGGAGCAAAACTCGAAGACATCATACTATTTAAAAAGCATATCTCTGAAAATGTAAAAATTAAAGCTGCAGGAGGAATCTCATCACTAGAAGATGCAGAGGCATTTATAAAAGCCGGAGCCGATAGGCTTGGTACGAGTAGAATCGTTAAAATTGCAAAGGGTTTAAGTGATGACGGATCATATTAG
- a CDS encoding glycosyltransferase family 4 protein, translated as MKILLTSDWFVPAVNGVVVSFMNLYRELKKQGHDVKILTLSKSDDSYIDGDFYFVRSFGIKVYPDVRATFAFNSRILNELIDWKPDIIHSQCEFFTYTFAYRIAKKTGVPIVHTYHTLYEYYTQYVIPNKKLGKAMVSKIMRYRLKNAETVIAPTKKVKNTLLSYELNDNLVIIPTGIDLSRYNKVVSKERKDEIRSSLNIPEDNKILINIGRVAEEKNLKELVDNFGMLLQVYDKVNFVIVGDGPYMSELKEYVQSKKLMGKIIFTGMINPDEVVDYYQTGDIFISASVSETQGLTYVEALANCLPEVCREDEAIDEVIENGYNGFTYKNEAEFIEYAKKLLTDDEMRAEFSRNAKESSEKFSKENFGLSVYKVYEDTIKRFNPDKYKVDLQDMIKNIKIKSQRLINWNKDE; from the coding sequence ATGAAGATACTTTTAACTTCTGACTGGTTTGTGCCAGCAGTTAATGGTGTAGTAGTTTCGTTTATGAATTTATATAGAGAATTAAAAAAACAGGGTCATGATGTAAAAATATTAACTCTATCAAAATCAGATGACTCTTATATCGATGGTGATTTTTATTTTGTCAGATCATTCGGCATAAAGGTATATCCCGACGTAAGGGCGACCTTTGCCTTTAATAGCAGAATTTTAAATGAGTTAATCGACTGGAAACCTGACATAATTCATAGTCAGTGTGAATTCTTTACTTATACATTTGCGTATAGGATCGCTAAAAAAACAGGTGTACCCATAGTACACACCTACCATACACTATACGAGTACTATACTCAGTACGTCATACCTAATAAAAAACTTGGCAAGGCAATGGTATCTAAAATTATGAGATATAGGCTGAAAAATGCTGAAACCGTAATAGCCCCAACAAAAAAGGTAAAAAACACCCTATTATCTTATGAATTGAATGATAATCTGGTAATTATTCCTACAGGTATTGATTTAAGTCGATATAATAAAGTAGTCTCTAAAGAGCGTAAAGATGAAATCAGATCATCTTTAAATATCCCTGAAGATAATAAAATACTAATAAATATCGGTAGAGTTGCCGAAGAGAAAAACTTAAAAGAACTCGTAGATAATTTCGGTATGCTGCTACAAGTATACGATAAAGTTAATTTTGTAATTGTCGGTGACGGCCCATATATGTCTGAATTAAAAGAGTATGTACAATCGAAAAAATTAATGGGTAAAATAATCTTTACCGGAATGATTAACCCCGATGAAGTTGTAGACTACTACCAAACCGGAGACATCTTTATATCTGCATCTGTTAGTGAAACCCAGGGCTTAACATATGTAGAAGCATTAGCTAACTGTCTTCCTGAAGTATGTAGAGAAGACGAAGCAATAGACGAAGTAATAGAAAATGGCTATAATGGATTTACTTATAAAAATGAAGCTGAATTTATCGAATATGCAAAGAAACTGCTAACCGATGATGAGATGAGAGCCGAGTTTTCTAGAAACGCCAAAGAAAGCAGCGAAAAATTCAGCAAAGAGAATTTCGGACTTTCTGTCTACAAAGTCTATGAAGATACCATAAAACGCTTCAATCCCGATAAATATAAAGTAGATCTTCAAGATATGATTAAAAATATAAAAATTAAAAGCCAGCGACTAATAAACTGGAATAAAGATGAGTAA